Proteins encoded together in one Chryseobacterium sp. G0201 window:
- a CDS encoding DUF1294 domain-containing protein, with the protein MFYLLLIVNLITLSVFALDKWKAVKHQRRISENTLLFITFLCGTIGSLLGMLIFRHKVSKKSFLLKFGLVVVIQIILIYFLEKYNMISI; encoded by the coding sequence ATGTTTTATTTATTATTAATAGTAAACCTTATCACTTTATCAGTCTTTGCTTTAGACAAATGGAAAGCCGTTAAACATCAAAGGAGAATCTCAGAAAATACACTTTTATTCATTACATTTTTGTGCGGAACAATAGGATCTTTGCTCGGAATGTTGATTTTCAGGCATAAAGTTTCAAAGAAATCTTTTCTGTTGAAGTTTGGATTGGTTGTCGTAATTCAGATCATATTAATTTATTTTCTTGAAAAATATAATATGATTAGTATTTAA
- the ychF gene encoding redox-regulated ATPase YchF, with product MKCGIVGLPNVGKSTLFNCLSNAKAQSANYPFCTIEPNLGTVSVPDHRLFELEKLVNPERVLPAVVEIVDIAGLVKGASKGEGLGNQFLANIRECEAIIHVLRCFDNGNIIHVEGSVDPMRDKEIIDIELQLKDLETVGKAVEKAKKFIKSGKKDDILTYETLQNLEKFIEDGKNAREFPMDDFAKSIIEDVQLLTNKPVLYVCNVDENSIKNGNDWIAKIEEMAKNENAEVVVLAAQIEADINELETFEEREIFLEELGLTEPGVNRLIRKAYDLLKLQTYFTAGVKEVRAWTIGQGWTAPQAAGVIHTDFEKGFIRAEVIKFNDYVQYGSEIKIKEAGKLAVEGKEYIVQDGDIMHFRFNV from the coding sequence ATGAAATGTGGAATCGTAGGCTTACCGAATGTTGGTAAATCAACTCTTTTTAACTGTTTAAGCAACGCAAAAGCTCAATCAGCAAACTATCCTTTCTGTACAATCGAACCGAATTTAGGAACTGTTTCAGTGCCGGATCACAGATTGTTTGAGTTGGAAAAATTAGTAAATCCCGAGAGAGTTTTACCTGCTGTTGTTGAGATCGTAGATATCGCCGGTCTTGTAAAAGGAGCAAGCAAAGGAGAAGGATTAGGAAACCAATTCTTAGCAAATATCCGAGAATGTGAGGCAATTATTCACGTTTTAAGATGTTTTGATAATGGAAATATCATTCACGTTGAAGGTTCGGTTGATCCAATGAGAGATAAAGAAATTATCGATATTGAGCTTCAATTGAAAGATCTTGAAACTGTTGGAAAAGCAGTAGAAAAAGCAAAAAAATTCATCAAATCTGGAAAGAAAGATGATATTTTAACATACGAAACACTTCAAAATCTTGAGAAATTTATCGAAGACGGTAAAAACGCAAGAGAATTTCCGATGGATGATTTTGCGAAATCAATTATCGAAGATGTTCAGCTTTTAACAAACAAGCCTGTACTGTACGTTTGTAACGTAGACGAAAATTCTATCAAAAACGGAAACGACTGGATCGCTAAGATCGAGGAAATGGCTAAAAATGAAAATGCAGAAGTTGTTGTTTTGGCTGCTCAGATCGAAGCAGATATCAATGAATTGGAAACTTTTGAAGAAAGAGAAATTTTCCTTGAAGAGCTTGGACTTACTGAACCGGGTGTAAACCGTTTGATTAGAAAAGCATACGACCTATTGAAACTTCAGACATATTTTACTGCTGGTGTTAAAGAAGTTCGAGCGTGGACAATCGGACAGGGCTGGACTGCTCCTCAAGCTGCAGGAGTAATTCACACAGATTTCGAAAAAGGATTTATCCGTGCAGAGGTTATTAAATTTAACGATTATGTACAGTACGGTTCTGAAATCAAGATCAAAGAAGCCGGAAAATTGGCTGTAGAAGGTAAAGAATACATTGTTCAGGATGGTGATATTATGCACTTCAGATTCAACGTATAA
- a CDS encoding bacteriocin, giving the protein MKNQNIPKGKKLNKKELRTIKGGLLDCIDPWTGGCKKVSLSCAQLQCRPELP; this is encoded by the coding sequence ATGAAAAACCAAAACATTCCTAAAGGAAAAAAATTAAACAAAAAAGAACTAAGAACCATCAAAGGTGGATTGCTAGACTGCATCGATCCATGGACCGGAGGGTGCAAAAAAGTATCATTAAGCTGCGCACAATTGCAATGCAGACCAGAATTACCGTAG
- a CDS encoding glycoside hydrolase family 10 protein, whose protein sequence is MKMNNLKLIIFLGVLASCGSAKTANESVKPVRNQNTTKPSTNPTKLNAPVVNTKPVTTPITEEIFKVNLPAINREFRGAWIASVANINWPSRNNLTVDQQKQEAISMLDMLKDNNFNAVIFQVRPSADALYTSNIEPWSYFLTGETGTAPYPNYDPLQFWIDEAHKRGLELHVWLNPYRAHHTNGGSPNSLSMANKLSDIVVRLKNGMYWFDPANPKTQGHVSNVVKDIVKRYDIDAVHFDDYFYPYATYNKGADFPDNATWNAYVSSGGTLSRADWRRDNVNKFVERIYKEIHAEKNYVRFGISPFGIWKPGYPEGIVGSSQYDELYADAKLWLNKGWVDYFSPQLYWPIESKGQSFGSLLNWWKSENTMNRHLWPGLNTVEIKSSDRPTEIKNQIELSRQILGKDAGEVHWSIAGLTKNSSMLPTLKNGPYKEKALVPQSPWIKALPLQTPTLFTNDNGSSIQASWSNKNIKDVFQWVLFTQYNGVWETQILTVENLTKDIPKNKDGKTLNAIAIKAIDRLGNESNYMAKKVK, encoded by the coding sequence ATGAAAATGAATAATTTAAAATTGATAATATTTTTGGGCGTTCTAGCTTCATGTGGCAGTGCAAAAACTGCTAATGAAAGCGTAAAACCTGTCCGAAATCAAAATACAACAAAGCCGAGTACTAATCCAACAAAACTAAATGCACCTGTAGTAAACACAAAGCCCGTTACAACTCCAATTACAGAAGAAATTTTTAAAGTAAATCTTCCTGCAATTAACAGAGAGTTCCGTGGTGCATGGATTGCAAGTGTTGCCAATATCAACTGGCCTTCAAGAAATAATCTAACGGTTGATCAGCAAAAGCAGGAAGCGATCAGCATGTTGGATATGTTGAAAGATAATAACTTTAATGCTGTTATTTTCCAGGTTAGACCTTCTGCAGATGCTTTATATACAAGTAATATCGAGCCATGGTCGTATTTCCTAACAGGCGAAACGGGAACAGCTCCTTATCCTAATTACGATCCTCTACAATTCTGGATCGACGAAGCACACAAAAGAGGATTGGAGCTTCACGTTTGGTTAAACCCTTACAGAGCACATCATACAAACGGAGGCTCTCCCAACAGCTTGTCGATGGCAAATAAATTGTCAGACATTGTTGTAAGATTAAAAAACGGAATGTATTGGTTTGATCCTGCCAATCCGAAAACACAAGGACACGTTTCTAATGTAGTGAAAGATATTGTAAAAAGATATGATATTGATGCGGTACATTTTGATGACTATTTCTATCCTTATGCAACTTATAATAAAGGTGCAGATTTCCCTGATAACGCTACCTGGAATGCCTATGTAAGCAGCGGAGGAACGTTATCGAGAGCAGATTGGAGAAGAGATAATGTGAATAAATTTGTAGAGCGTATCTATAAAGAAATTCATGCTGAAAAAAACTATGTAAGATTCGGGATCAGCCCGTTTGGGATTTGGAAGCCCGGATATCCCGAAGGAATCGTTGGCTCTTCTCAATATGACGAATTGTATGCTGATGCCAAATTATGGTTAAATAAAGGCTGGGTAGACTATTTCTCGCCACAATTATATTGGCCTATTGAATCAAAAGGTCAGTCTTTCGGTTCATTATTAAATTGGTGGAAATCTGAAAATACCATGAACCGCCATTTATGGCCGGGATTGAATACAGTTGAAATAAAATCTTCAGACCGCCCGACAGAAATTAAAAATCAAATTGAGCTTTCAAGACAGATTTTAGGAAAAGATGCGGGTGAAGTTCATTGGAGTATTGCAGGTTTAACCAAAAATTCAAGCATGCTGCCAACTTTAAAGAACGGCCCGTACAAAGAAAAAGCATTAGTTCCACAAAGCCCTTGGATAAAGGCTTTACCGTTACAAACTCCAACATTATTCACCAATGACAACGGGAGTTCAATACAGGCAAGCTGGAGCAATAAAAATATAAAAGACGTTTTCCAATGGGTACTTTTCACTCAGTACAACGGAGTTTGGGAAACGCAGATTTTAACGGTAGAAAATCTCACGAAAGATATTCCTAAAAATAAAGACGGTAAAACATTAAATGCCATTGCCATCAAAGCCATCGACAGACTAGGAAACGAAAGCAACTATATGGCAAAAAAAGTAAAATAA
- the typA gene encoding translational GTPase TypA: MQNIRNIAIIAHVDHGKTTLVDKIIHATNIFRENQESGELIMDNNDLERERGITILSKNISVTYKDVKINVIDTPGHADFGGEVERVLKMADGVILLVDAFEGPMPQTRFVLQKALELGLRPLVVINKVDKPNCRPEEVHDKVFDLFFALDATEAQLDFPTFYGSSKQGWFNTSLEQTEDIFPLLDGILQYVPEPKVEEGNLQMQIVSLDFSSFLGRIAIGKVIRGEIKESQWIGLAQADGKVLKGKVKELYVFEGLGKKKVTEVKAGDICAVVGFEAFQIGDSFVDLENPEPLPRTSIDEPTLNMTFSINNSPFFGKDGKYVTSNHLKERLYKELEKNLALRVEQTGDANTFLVFGRGILHLSVLIETMRREGYEMTIGQPQVILREIDGEKCEPYESLVVDVPEEFASRVIDLATQRKGDLHIMETKGEMQHMEFEIPSRGLIGLRSQMLTATAGEAIMAHRFTEYKPFKGAIPGRSNGVLVSKSQGPATEYSIAKLQDRGKFYVDPGEEIYAGMIIGEQNKPGDLVINIVEAKQLNNIRAAGKDKDGGVAPKILFSLEECMEYIQSDEAIEVTPNFIRMRKKVLSEEERRRIERSGKAS, encoded by the coding sequence ATGCAAAACATTAGAAATATTGCGATTATCGCACACGTTGACCACGGGAAGACGACTTTGGTTGACAAGATTATTCATGCTACAAACATTTTCCGTGAAAACCAGGAGAGTGGAGAATTAATTATGGATAATAACGATCTTGAAAGAGAAAGAGGGATTACCATTTTATCTAAAAATATTTCTGTTACTTATAAAGACGTTAAAATTAACGTAATCGATACTCCCGGTCACGCCGATTTTGGTGGGGAAGTAGAGAGAGTTTTAAAAATGGCTGATGGAGTTATTTTGTTGGTGGATGCCTTTGAAGGACCAATGCCACAAACAAGATTCGTACTTCAGAAAGCTTTAGAATTAGGATTAAGACCATTGGTAGTTATCAATAAAGTTGATAAACCAAACTGTCGTCCTGAGGAAGTTCATGATAAAGTTTTTGATCTATTCTTCGCTCTTGATGCTACTGAAGCACAGTTGGATTTCCCAACGTTCTATGGTTCATCTAAGCAAGGTTGGTTCAACACTTCATTAGAGCAAACAGAAGATATTTTCCCATTATTAGATGGTATCTTACAATATGTTCCAGAACCGAAAGTTGAAGAAGGAAACTTACAGATGCAGATCGTTTCTCTAGACTTTTCTTCTTTCTTAGGAAGAATTGCTATCGGAAAAGTAATCAGAGGTGAGATCAAAGAATCTCAGTGGATTGGTTTAGCTCAGGCAGACGGTAAAGTATTGAAAGGAAAAGTAAAAGAACTTTACGTTTTTGAAGGATTAGGTAAGAAAAAAGTTACAGAAGTAAAAGCTGGAGATATCTGTGCTGTTGTAGGTTTTGAAGCTTTCCAGATCGGAGATTCTTTCGTAGATCTTGAAAATCCTGAACCATTGCCAAGAACTTCTATTGATGAGCCAACGTTGAACATGACGTTCTCTATCAACAATTCACCTTTCTTTGGGAAAGATGGTAAATATGTGACTTCTAATCACCTGAAAGAAAGATTATATAAAGAATTAGAGAAAAACTTAGCATTAAGAGTTGAACAAACTGGTGATGCAAACACTTTCCTAGTATTCGGTAGAGGTATTCTTCACTTGTCAGTTTTGATTGAAACAATGAGAAGAGAAGGGTATGAAATGACAATTGGTCAGCCACAGGTTATTTTGAGAGAAATAGACGGAGAAAAATGTGAGCCTTATGAATCATTAGTTGTTGATGTTCCTGAAGAATTTGCTTCAAGAGTTATCGATTTGGCAACTCAGAGAAAAGGTGACCTTCACATTATGGAAACTAAAGGTGAAATGCAGCACATGGAATTCGAAATTCCTTCAAGAGGTTTGATAGGATTGCGTTCTCAGATGTTGACTGCTACTGCAGGTGAAGCTATTATGGCTCACCGTTTCACAGAATACAAACCTTTCAAAGGGGCTATTCCTGGAAGAAGTAATGGTGTTTTGGTAAGTAAAAGTCAAGGTCCGGCAACTGAATATTCTATTGCAAAACTACAAGATAGAGGTAAGTTCTATGTTGATCCGGGCGAGGAGATCTATGCAGGTATGATCATTGGTGAGCAAAACAAACCAGGAGATTTGGTTATCAATATTGTTGAAGCAAAACAATTAAACAATATCCGTGCTGCAGGTAAAGATAAAGATGGTGGAGTTGCTCCAAAAATCTTGTTCTCTCTTGAAGAATGTATGGAATATATCCAAAGTGATGAAGCGATCGAGGTGACTCCAAACTTCATCCGTATGAGAAAGAAAGTACTTTCTGAAGAAGAAAGAAGAAGAATCGAAAGATCAGGAAAAGCTTCATAA
- a CDS encoding ferritin produces MNTKRLSDNMEKALSDQMNKEIHASHIFLSYGIWADDKGYQGIANFLYRHSQEERNHSIKFMEYVLNRGGKPKVDAIPAPPKDPESLTDCFDGVFRHEVDNTTSIYRLVDLSLEEKDWATWNFMQWFVQEQIEEETLASNLIDKLKIAGGDRATDESLFTLDKTLQNAPNDVPLAQNATGENP; encoded by the coding sequence ATGAATACTAAAAGACTTTCCGACAATATGGAAAAAGCATTAAGCGATCAAATGAACAAAGAAATTCATGCTTCTCACATTTTTTTATCTTACGGAATTTGGGCTGATGATAAAGGCTATCAGGGAATCGCCAACTTTCTTTATAGACACTCGCAGGAAGAAAGAAACCATTCTATTAAATTTATGGAATACGTACTGAACAGAGGAGGAAAACCAAAAGTAGACGCTATTCCTGCTCCACCAAAGGATCCCGAGTCTTTAACGGATTGTTTTGATGGTGTTTTCAGACATGAAGTTGATAACACAACCTCAATCTACAGGCTTGTAGATTTGTCTTTAGAAGAAAAAGACTGGGCAACATGGAACTTCATGCAGTGGTTTGTTCAGGAACAGATCGAAGAGGAAACTTTAGCTTCTAATTTAATTGACAAATTAAAAATTGCCGGTGGTGACCGAGCGACTGATGAATCTTTATTTACGTTAGATAAAACTTTACAGAATGCGCCAAACGACGTGCCTTTAGCTCAGAATGCTACAGGAGAAAACCCATAA
- a CDS encoding bacteriocin-like protein, with amino-acid sequence MKNLKKLDRDELKSLSGGGLLDPVCKLLCTLADTGLLNLTEVQILLCPDLDCFNLSN; translated from the coding sequence ATGAAAAATTTAAAAAAATTAGACAGAGACGAGCTGAAAAGTCTTTCCGGAGGTGGATTACTTGATCCTGTATGCAAACTTCTTTGCACACTGGCGGACACAGGACTTCTTAACTTGACAGAAGTTCAAATACTGCTTTGTCCGGATTTAGATTGTTTTAACCTGAGTAATTAA